In Chryseobacterium oranimense, a single window of DNA contains:
- a CDS encoding DMT family transporter: MMTNQLSKDENISGWINGFIGVILFSGGLPATKLAVMEMSPIFVTIVRAAVAGVLALIVLWIGKEKRPVKEQLMPLLLVSLGCVVGFPLLSALALQYLTSAHSIVFLGMLPLATAVFGVFRGGERPHPIFWFFSVVGSLLVIGYAVSQGISASPIGDILMLLAVILCGMGYAEGAKLSKTLGGWQVISWALVLALPVMIPLFFIYFPDHIEAVSFQGWFGLAYISLFSMFIGFIFWYKGLAQGGIATVGQLQLLQPFFGLGLAAYFLHEQVSIGMLGVTIGVILCVAGTKKFAK; encoded by the coding sequence ATGATGACTAATCAACTATCAAAAGATGAAAATATAAGCGGATGGATCAATGGCTTTATCGGAGTAATACTGTTCAGCGGCGGATTGCCTGCCACAAAACTGGCTGTAATGGAAATGAGTCCTATCTTTGTAACAATTGTCCGCGCAGCTGTTGCAGGAGTATTAGCGCTTATCGTCTTGTGGATCGGTAAAGAAAAACGGCCTGTCAAAGAACAGCTGATGCCTCTGCTTTTGGTTTCTTTGGGCTGTGTGGTTGGTTTTCCGCTTCTCTCTGCATTGGCTCTTCAGTATTTAACTTCTGCACATTCCATTGTATTTCTGGGAATGCTTCCTCTGGCCACTGCAGTATTCGGAGTTTTCCGTGGCGGAGAAAGACCTCATCCAATCTTTTGGTTCTTTTCGGTAGTTGGAAGTCTTTTAGTCATTGGTTATGCTGTGTCACAAGGGATATCTGCTTCACCGATCGGCGATATTCTGATGCTGCTTGCCGTTATTTTATGTGGCATGGGATATGCGGAAGGAGCGAAATTGTCCAAAACATTAGGCGGATGGCAGGTTATTTCATGGGCTTTAGTATTGGCATTGCCTGTTATGATTCCTTTATTTTTTATTTATTTTCCGGATCATATTGAAGCGGTAAGTTTTCAGGGATGGTTTGGATTGGCTTATATTTCTCTTTTCAGTATGTTCATCGGTTTTATATTCTGGTATAAAGGTTTGGCGCAGGGTGGTATTGCAACGGTAGGGCAGTTGCAGCTGTTGCAGCCTTTTTTCGGGCTTGGGCTTGCCGCTTACTTTCTTCATGAGCAGGTGAGTATAGGAATGCTGGGCGTTACCATTGGGGTGATCTTATGTGTTGCAGGAACTAAAAAATTTGCGAAATAA
- a CDS encoding pseudouridine synthase — translation MSRDNNNSERPKRPRTSTRNNSDDSRASRSGNSSGSKPFKKPFPKAGERNTDHKGSNSRFESKPFKRSGESGAGRDEDAAKTESRAYITNSSEGREKKTFGKPAPKRGGKSFDTRDKYERGSLKYGRRPSSGDDKNDDKARSFVQKRRLNKIDKDVHKDTIRLNKYIANSGICSRREADELITQGLVEVNGQVVTEMGYQVQKTDKVVFDGQGITPEKPVYVLLNKPKGYISTTKDDKARKTVMDLVANASPYRLFPVGRLDRSTTGVILLTNDGHMTKKLTHPSFDAKKIYHVTLDKKLTHEDMKLIVEGIRLDEGVAVVDQISFIEGKPKNEIGIEIHIGWNRVIRRIFQRLGYEVEALDRVMFAGLTKKNIKRGHWRILTELEVNNLKML, via the coding sequence ATGAGCAGAGATAATAATAATTCAGAAAGACCCAAAAGACCTAGAACTTCAACAAGAAATAATTCTGATGATTCTCGTGCTTCCAGATCTGGAAATTCTTCAGGATCAAAACCTTTTAAGAAACCTTTCCCAAAAGCGGGCGAAAGAAATACTGACCATAAAGGAAGCAATTCCAGGTTTGAATCTAAGCCTTTCAAAAGAAGCGGAGAAAGTGGTGCCGGCAGAGATGAAGATGCTGCAAAAACTGAAAGCAGAGCTTATATCACCAATTCAAGTGAAGGACGTGAGAAAAAAACCTTCGGGAAACCAGCTCCTAAAAGAGGCGGAAAAAGCTTTGATACCAGAGACAAATATGAAAGAGGCAGCCTGAAATATGGAAGAAGACCATCCAGCGGAGATGACAAAAATGATGACAAGGCAAGATCTTTTGTACAGAAAAGAAGATTAAACAAAATTGATAAGGATGTTCATAAAGATACTATCCGTCTTAATAAATATATTGCCAATTCCGGAATCTGCAGCAGAAGAGAAGCTGACGAACTGATTACACAAGGCTTGGTAGAAGTAAACGGACAGGTGGTAACTGAAATGGGGTACCAGGTTCAGAAGACAGATAAAGTTGTATTTGACGGACAGGGGATTACTCCGGAAAAACCGGTATATGTACTTTTAAATAAACCAAAAGGATATATCTCTACAACCAAGGATGATAAGGCAAGAAAAACCGTAATGGACCTGGTTGCCAATGCATCACCATACCGTCTGTTTCCTGTAGGAAGACTGGATCGCTCTACCACAGGGGTTATTCTTTTAACGAATGACGGGCATATGACGAAAAAACTGACCCATCCTTCTTTTGATGCCAAAAAAATCTATCACGTAACATTGGATAAAAAACTTACCCATGAAGACATGAAACTGATTGTAGAGGGAATTCGTCTTGATGAAGGGGTTGCAGTAGTAGACCAGATTTCATTCATTGAAGGGAAGCCGAAAAATGAAATCGGAATTGAAATTCATATTGGATGGAACCGTGTGATCAGAAGAATTTTCCAAAGACTTGGATACGAGGTGGAAGCTTTGGACAGAGTGATGTTTGCAGGTCTTACCAAGAAGAATATCAAACGTGGGCACTGGAGAATCCTTACAGAACTGGAAGTTAATAATCTTAAGATGCTTTAA
- the ytxJ gene encoding bacillithiol system redox-active protein YtxJ translates to MSFFDKIFGGKENQTPERKSFWKNLETEEDLARAIEKSYHHKIAIFKHSTRCFISKTVLRNFEKEIDNLDHKVELYYLDLLEHRLISNKISENLGIRHESPQLIVIEDGKVVNSASHEDISTIQITQ, encoded by the coding sequence ATGAGTTTTTTTGACAAAATATTCGGAGGAAAAGAAAATCAAACCCCTGAGCGTAAATCTTTCTGGAAAAATCTGGAAACCGAGGAGGATCTGGCCAGGGCAATTGAAAAGTCCTATCACCATAAAATTGCTATTTTCAAACATTCTACACGATGCTTCATCAGCAAAACTGTATTGAGAAATTTTGAAAAAGAAATAGATAATTTAGATCATAAAGTGGAATTATATTACTTAGATTTGCTTGAACACAGATTGATTTCAAATAAAATATCTGAAAACCTTGGAATCAGGCATGAGAGCCCGCAGCTGATTGTAATAGAGGATGGAAAAGTCGTCAACAGCGCATCTCATGAAGATATATCCACAATCCAGATCACACAATGA
- a CDS encoding YfiT family bacillithiol transferase, with amino-acid sequence MSNLEQKRFPIGEYQQPDNICDIKLDEFIKVIKNFPEKLKNLIEDFSDDQLDTPYREGGWTVRQLVNHIADSHINSFIRLKLALTEENPTIRPYDEAKWAELQDSVNMPVKPAMRMIKGTHQRWAALLKSLTNKQFERTFHHPEQNRDYDLRSYLAMYVWHCNHHFAHIENLKKEKGW; translated from the coding sequence ATGAGCAACTTAGAGCAGAAAAGATTTCCTATCGGTGAATACCAACAGCCTGATAATATTTGTGATATCAAACTTGATGAATTTATTAAAGTCATCAAAAACTTTCCGGAAAAGCTTAAAAACCTGATAGAAGACTTCTCGGATGATCAGCTGGATACTCCGTACAGAGAAGGTGGATGGACGGTACGACAGCTTGTAAACCATATTGCAGACAGCCACATCAACAGTTTTATTCGTCTTAAACTGGCATTAACGGAGGAAAACCCTACCATAAGACCTTATGATGAAGCCAAATGGGCAGAACTTCAGGACAGTGTCAACATGCCGGTAAAGCCTGCCATGAGAATGATAAAAGGGACTCATCAAAGATGGGCTGCCCTGCTTAAAAGCCTTACCAATAAACAATTTGAAAGAACTTTTCATCATCCGGAACAAAACCGGGACTACGATCTGAGAAGCTATCTTGCGATGTATGTCTGGCACTGTAATCATCATTTTGCTCATATTGAAAATCTGAAGAAAGAAAAAGGGTGGTAA
- a CDS encoding catalase, which yields MKNDNQNNKKLDQLNAYSTANENEKLTTNQGIKINNNQDSLKAGDRGPTLLEDFILREKITHFDHERIPERVVHARGSGAHGVFKLNKSLSAYTKAKFLSKVGQETPVFVRFSTVAGSKGSTDLARDVRGFAIKFYTEEGNYDLVANNMPVFFIQDAIKFPDLVHAVKPEPDNEIPQAASAHDTFWDFISLMPESSHMIMWLMSDRAIPRSLRMMEGFGVHSFKFINEEGKVHFVKFHFKPKLGVHSVAWDEAQRISGVDPDFHKRDLWEAIESGAYPEWDFGVQLIPEEDEHKFDFDLLDPTKIIPEEEVPVQLVGTLTLNKNPENFFAETEQVAFHPGHVVPGIDFTNDPLLQGRLFSYTDTQLSRLGSPNFHEIPINRSVNTVHNNQRDGHMRQQIAKGKVSYEPNSIGGGCPFQAMMSEGGFTSQEERVSGEKVRKRSQSFVDHYSQAKLFYNSQSVPEQTHLQNALIFELSKVTIPEIRERMVGQLAFIDDTLANKVAEKLGVKVKKLKQPNQSIPADADPAELQSEEREPKTKASEALSMKNTVKDTIKSRKIGFIAANGADGYALNALKTKLESEGAKVELIAPSLAPIKTTDGSLAPKHSLTSTASVCFDALYISAGEKSAQELMGPENKHLSLRFINEAYKHCKAIYFGTGTEILYENSNIALKQHEDPAVVIEKDGSSDKQFIKAVAAHRVWELEQERNS from the coding sequence ATGAAAAATGACAATCAAAACAACAAAAAGTTAGACCAGCTGAATGCGTACAGTACTGCTAATGAAAACGAAAAACTGACAACCAACCAGGGGATAAAAATCAACAATAACCAGGATTCATTAAAGGCCGGCGACAGAGGACCAACGCTGCTGGAAGACTTTATTTTAAGGGAAAAAATTACTCATTTCGATCACGAAAGAATCCCTGAAAGAGTCGTTCATGCAAGGGGGTCAGGAGCACATGGAGTTTTTAAATTAAACAAAAGTCTTAGTGCCTATACCAAAGCAAAATTTTTATCAAAAGTTGGACAGGAAACTCCTGTTTTTGTAAGATTTTCAACCGTTGCAGGAAGCAAAGGAAGTACCGATCTGGCAAGGGATGTAAGAGGTTTTGCCATAAAATTTTATACTGAAGAGGGAAATTATGACCTTGTAGCGAATAACATGCCCGTTTTTTTCATTCAGGATGCTATTAAATTCCCGGATCTGGTCCATGCCGTAAAACCGGAACCTGATAATGAAATTCCACAGGCAGCTTCTGCACACGACACATTCTGGGACTTCATCTCCCTGATGCCGGAAAGTTCACACATGATTATGTGGCTGATGAGCGACAGAGCCATTCCGCGAAGCCTGAGAATGATGGAAGGATTCGGGGTGCATTCCTTTAAATTTATTAATGAAGAAGGAAAAGTCCATTTCGTTAAATTTCATTTTAAACCCAAGCTGGGAGTACATTCGGTTGCCTGGGATGAAGCCCAGAGAATTTCTGGAGTAGATCCTGATTTTCATAAAAGAGATTTATGGGAAGCCATCGAAAGCGGAGCATATCCGGAATGGGATTTCGGAGTGCAGCTGATCCCTGAAGAAGACGAACATAAATTTGATTTTGACCTTCTTGACCCTACCAAAATTATTCCCGAAGAAGAAGTTCCCGTACAGCTTGTCGGAACTTTAACCCTTAACAAAAATCCTGAGAATTTCTTTGCAGAAACAGAGCAGGTAGCTTTTCATCCCGGACATGTTGTTCCCGGTATCGATTTTACGAACGACCCGCTGCTTCAGGGAAGATTATTTTCCTATACCGATACCCAGCTGTCGAGATTGGGATCACCCAATTTCCATGAAATACCTATCAACAGATCGGTGAATACGGTTCATAACAATCAGCGTGATGGTCATATGAGACAGCAGATTGCCAAAGGAAAGGTAAGCTATGAACCCAATTCTATCGGTGGAGGATGTCCGTTCCAGGCAATGATGTCGGAAGGCGGATTTACTTCCCAGGAAGAAAGAGTTTCCGGTGAAAAAGTAAGAAAAAGAAGTCAGAGTTTTGTAGACCATTATTCCCAGGCGAAACTATTTTACAACAGTCAGTCCGTTCCGGAACAAACCCATCTTCAGAATGCTCTTATTTTTGAACTTTCAAAAGTTACCATCCCTGAGATCAGAGAAAGAATGGTTGGCCAGCTAGCCTTCATCGATGATACCCTGGCTAATAAAGTAGCTGAAAAATTAGGTGTAAAAGTCAAAAAGCTGAAACAGCCCAACCAAAGCATTCCTGCAGATGCTGATCCTGCTGAACTTCAAAGTGAAGAAAGAGAGCCTAAGACCAAAGCCTCTGAAGCATTAAGCATGAAAAATACCGTTAAGGACACCATTAAAAGTAGAAAAATTGGCTTCATTGCAGCCAATGGTGCAGATGGTTACGCCCTTAATGCCTTAAAAACAAAACTGGAATCCGAAGGTGCCAAGGTAGAGCTCATAGCACCAAGCTTAGCACCTATCAAAACTACAGATGGGTCATTAGCTCCGAAACATTCTCTTACAAGTACTGCCAGCGTATGTTTTGATGCCTTATATATCAGTGCCGGAGAAAAATCTGCACAGGAACTCATGGGACCGGAAAACAAACACCTTTCCCTGCGTTTTATTAATGAAGCTTATAAACATTGCAAAGCTATTTATTTCGGGACTGGTACAGAAATCCTTTATGAAAACAGCAATATTGCCCTGAAACAGCATGAAGATCCTGCAGTAGTTATCGAAAAAGATGGCAGCTCCGATAAGCAGTTTATTAAAGCTGTCGCCGCACACAGGGTTTGGGAGCTGGAGCAGGAAAGAAACTCATAG
- a CDS encoding PLP-dependent aminotransferase family protein: protein MSKEFIYTEIADGIASQIRNGVLKAGDRLPSVRMMCQEHQVSMNTAKRVFLELESQSLIESKPQSGYFVSRLMSVKLPLPEISRPSLIANNDEPDELISKVYENMGKKGITFFSIGIPSGDLLPQAQLKKEIINATRELKEGGTEFEELQGNLKLRRMIAVRSLQWGGNLSENDLVTTNGGMNALSFCLMALGKPGDTIAIESPCYPGILQLANGLGLNVLELPTHPTTGIEIDALRKVIPQINLCLLIPNFNSPLGSCMPDENKKEIVRILSENNIPLIEDDVYGDLYFGSSRPKCCKSFDKDGNVLYSSSISKTLAPGYRVGWIAPGKYKDKVMKLKLLHSTSSISIVNEAVANFLKSGRYEKHLQQMRRALQNNYQNYVQTIADYFPEGTKTSRPQGGLSLWVEFDKGIRTTELYDLAIKQNISIAPGRMFTLQNQFENCMRLCIGLPWTEETKLCLQQIGNLAKKI from the coding sequence ATGAGTAAAGAATTTATATATACAGAAATTGCCGACGGAATTGCTTCCCAGATCAGGAACGGTGTATTGAAAGCCGGTGACAGGCTTCCTTCCGTAAGAATGATGTGCCAGGAGCACCAGGTAAGCATGAATACGGCAAAACGGGTTTTTCTTGAGCTAGAATCCCAGTCTTTAATTGAATCCAAACCTCAGTCAGGATATTTTGTCAGCAGGCTGATGTCTGTAAAACTTCCCCTTCCTGAAATAAGCCGCCCTTCGCTGATTGCCAATAATGATGAACCGGATGAACTGATCAGCAAAGTATATGAAAACATGGGCAAAAAAGGAATTACCTTCTTCTCTATAGGAATTCCTTCAGGAGATCTTCTGCCACAGGCTCAATTGAAAAAAGAGATCATCAATGCTACCCGTGAACTTAAAGAAGGCGGAACTGAATTTGAGGAACTACAGGGTAACTTAAAACTGCGAAGAATGATTGCCGTAAGATCATTACAATGGGGAGGAAATCTCAGTGAAAATGATTTGGTTACTACAAACGGCGGCATGAACGCGCTTTCTTTCTGTCTTATGGCCTTAGGAAAGCCAGGCGATACTATTGCCATTGAAAGTCCTTGTTACCCGGGTATCCTCCAGCTTGCCAATGGATTGGGACTAAATGTGCTTGAACTTCCCACCCACCCGACTACAGGAATTGAAATTGATGCTTTAAGAAAAGTAATTCCGCAAATTAATCTGTGCCTTCTGATCCCTAATTTCAACTCACCGCTGGGAAGCTGTATGCCGGATGAGAATAAAAAAGAAATTGTAAGAATTCTTTCTGAAAACAACATTCCTTTGATAGAAGATGATGTATATGGGGATCTTTATTTCGGTTCCAGCCGTCCGAAATGCTGTAAATCTTTTGATAAGGACGGAAATGTATTGTATTCCAGTTCAATTTCGAAAACCCTGGCCCCCGGATATCGTGTAGGATGGATTGCGCCGGGAAAATACAAGGATAAGGTGATGAAACTTAAGTTGCTTCACTCCACTTCATCCATTTCTATCGTTAATGAAGCAGTGGCGAATTTTCTTAAATCCGGACGGTATGAAAAGCATCTTCAGCAAATGCGTCGGGCACTGCAGAATAATTATCAGAATTATGTGCAGACCATAGCAGACTACTTTCCTGAAGGCACAAAAACAAGCCGCCCACAGGGAGGTCTTTCTCTTTGGGTAGAATTTGATAAAGGCATCCGTACCACTGAGCTTTACGATCTGGCCATCAAACAGAATATCAGTATAGCACCCGGCAGGATGTTTACCCTTCAGAACCAGTTTGAAAATTGTATGCGCTTATGCATCGGCCTTCCCTGGACGGAAGAAACAAAATTATGTCTGCAGCAGATCGGAAATCTGGCCAAAAAGATCTGA
- the pncA gene encoding bifunctional nicotinamidase/pyrazinamidase, giving the protein MKKALIIVDVQNDFCEGGALAVPEANEVIPYINLLMEENEYDQIVLTQDWHPADHKSFASNNNRKVGESIILNGVPQFMWPDHCVQGTFGAEFHKDLNRDKVTHIIQKGKNTEIDSYSGFQDNNHFMKTGLDDFLKYHDIQLVEIVGLALDYCVKFTCQDAVANGYITCLHFNGTKAVNVKPDNGRDAIYELIQKGITVLG; this is encoded by the coding sequence ATGAAAAAAGCGTTAATAATCGTAGATGTACAGAATGATTTCTGTGAAGGTGGCGCATTAGCAGTTCCGGAAGCCAACGAGGTTATTCCTTACATCAATCTTCTCATGGAGGAAAATGAATACGATCAGATCGTTCTCACTCAGGACTGGCACCCGGCCGACCATAAAAGTTTTGCCAGCAATAATAACAGAAAAGTAGGCGAAAGCATCATTCTTAACGGGGTTCCACAGTTTATGTGGCCGGATCATTGTGTTCAGGGAACTTTCGGAGCGGAGTTTCATAAAGACCTGAACAGGGATAAAGTAACCCACATCATTCAGAAAGGAAAAAATACAGAGATCGACAGCTACAGCGGATTTCAGGATAATAACCACTTTATGAAAACCGGTCTGGACGATTTTCTGAAGTATCACGATATCCAGCTTGTTGAAATAGTAGGTCTAGCTTTAGATTACTGTGTAAAATTTACCTGTCAGGATGCGGTGGCCAACGGCTATATCACTTGTCTTCATTTCAACGGAACAAAAGCAGTTAATGTAAAACCTGATAATGGCAGAGATGCTATTTATGAACTGATACAGAAAGGAATTACAGTTCTTGGGTAA
- a CDS encoding DEAD/DEAH box helicase has product MSFESLGLSHHIIRSVNKLGYLKPFPIQEQAVPVILQGKDLMGIAQTGSGKTACFVMPILEKLQNSDVKKDRNVQVLILVPTRELAIQIDEVFKAFTGNLKREIRTMAVYGGVSINPQMKGMFGVEVLIATPGRLLDLIDHNALSISGIQHLVIDEADKMFQLGFGEEMNKLFALMPVVKQTTLFSATLNDKVSEMKERLAINPVIIEIKKEEVEIDNIEQLAYHVSPENKGPFLRYLIKEKKVEKALIFVSSTRSADNLVEKLKKNKIKAVAIHSQKSQGARRNNLEEFKVNGAQILVATDLIGRGIHIESLPCVINYELPRSPLDYIHRIGRTGRANEKGTAISILTDDELQHFRVIQKKMGKKVTLQRTEGINLHGY; this is encoded by the coding sequence ATGTCATTTGAATCTTTAGGATTATCACACCATATTATTCGTTCTGTCAACAAATTAGGCTATCTTAAACCTTTTCCTATCCAGGAACAGGCTGTTCCTGTTATTCTGCAAGGGAAAGATCTGATGGGAATTGCACAGACGGGATCCGGGAAAACTGCCTGTTTTGTGATGCCTATTTTGGAAAAACTACAAAATTCGGACGTTAAAAAAGATAGGAATGTTCAGGTTTTGATATTGGTTCCTACCCGTGAATTGGCCATTCAGATTGATGAAGTTTTCAAGGCTTTCACAGGAAATTTAAAACGTGAGATCCGTACAATGGCGGTTTATGGCGGTGTTTCTATCAATCCGCAGATGAAAGGAATGTTTGGGGTAGAAGTTCTTATTGCAACGCCCGGCCGTTTGTTGGATTTAATTGATCATAATGCATTGAGTATTTCGGGAATTCAGCATTTGGTAATTGATGAGGCGGATAAAATGTTTCAGTTAGGCTTTGGAGAAGAAATGAATAAACTTTTCGCTCTGATGCCTGTTGTAAAGCAGACCACTCTGTTTTCAGCGACTTTAAATGATAAGGTTTCGGAAATGAAGGAGCGGTTAGCCATTAATCCTGTAATCATTGAAATTAAAAAAGAAGAAGTTGAGATTGACAATATCGAACAGCTGGCCTACCATGTTTCTCCTGAAAATAAAGGGCCTTTTCTGCGTTATTTGATTAAGGAAAAGAAAGTTGAAAAAGCCCTGATATTTGTTTCATCTACAAGGTCAGCAGATAATCTGGTAGAAAAGCTTAAAAAAAATAAAATAAAAGCCGTAGCCATTCACAGCCAGAAATCCCAGGGTGCCCGAAGAAATAATTTAGAAGAATTTAAAGTAAACGGTGCGCAGATTTTAGTGGCAACAGACTTAATTGGCCGTGGGATCCACATTGAATCTTTACCTTGTGTGATCAATTATGAGCTGCCTCGTTCACCTTTGGATTACATTCACCGTATCGGTAGAACGGGCCGTGCCAACGAAAAAGGAACAGCTATCAGCATTCTGACGGACGATGAACTGCAGCATTTCAGGGTAATTCAGAAGAAAATGGGTAAAAAAGTGACGCTTCAGAGAACAGAAGGCATTAACTTGCACGGTTATTAG
- a CDS encoding Crp/Fnr family transcriptional regulator, which yields MKNINTYLAKVLNVPIEKVNMCSLHYEVKKIPKNQFLLQYGEICRYIFFVEKGLLKMYSIDKNGKEHIIQFAPESWLISDRSSLYFNEKSIYYIEAVEDTEVLFLHPDFFNKLVEQFPNSIERSDFLLQKHIRSLQNRINSLLGETAEERYMKFIKMYPDLLLRVPQWMIASYLGITPESLSRVRKELARKNFVPDR from the coding sequence ATGAAGAATATAAACACTTATTTAGCTAAAGTATTAAATGTTCCCATCGAAAAAGTGAACATGTGCAGTTTACACTATGAAGTAAAGAAAATTCCTAAAAATCAGTTTCTTTTACAGTATGGTGAAATCTGCAGGTATATATTCTTTGTAGAAAAAGGGCTGCTGAAAATGTACTCTATTGATAAGAACGGAAAAGAACATATCATACAGTTTGCACCTGAAAGCTGGCTTATTTCCGACCGGAGCAGTCTTTATTTTAACGAAAAATCTATTTACTATATAGAAGCGGTGGAAGATACGGAAGTCCTGTTTCTTCATCCCGACTTCTTCAACAAACTGGTAGAACAGTTTCCTAACAGTATCGAGAGAAGTGATTTCCTTTTACAGAAGCATATCAGAAGCCTTCAAAACAGAATCAATTCCCTATTGGGCGAGACTGCGGAAGAAAGGTATATGAAGTTCATCAAGATGTATCCTGATCTGCTTTTAAGAGTTCCGCAATGGATGATTGCCTCTTATCTCGGCATCACCCCGGAAAGCCTGAGCAGGGTAAGAAAAGAGCTGGCCCGCAAGAACTTTGTTCCGGACAGATAA
- a CDS encoding Crp/Fnr family transcriptional regulator, translating to MRTISCMNIDEEVLYSYGGEIKQYKKGELVYREGDHALYYFQITEGKVKLNNYDDEGKEFIHNIFAGKQSFGDSLLFLDKFYPTNAVCISPSQIIRVPKDQFLKLIKTDPKLSLEMNACLSQRLYFKAIMLQSMASLNPIARLTGLLDYLKSYHDDDCSSCFHVELTRQQIANLVGLRVETVIRVLKKMEKEGRITLENRKIIY from the coding sequence ATGAGAACAATAAGCTGCATGAATATAGACGAAGAGGTGCTATATTCATACGGAGGAGAAATCAAGCAATATAAAAAAGGTGAACTGGTATACAGGGAAGGAGATCATGCCCTGTATTATTTCCAGATCACGGAAGGAAAAGTGAAACTTAATAATTATGACGATGAAGGAAAAGAATTCATTCATAATATTTTTGCAGGAAAACAGAGCTTTGGAGATTCATTGCTCTTTTTGGATAAATTTTATCCGACGAATGCAGTGTGCATCAGCCCTTCACAAATTATAAGAGTCCCGAAAGACCAGTTTCTGAAATTAATAAAAACGGATCCCAAACTTTCTTTGGAAATGAATGCGTGTCTTTCTCAAAGGCTTTATTTCAAAGCAATCATGCTGCAAAGTATGGCATCCCTGAACCCGATAGCAAGGCTCACCGGGCTTCTGGATTATCTTAAGAGTTACCATGATGACGACTGTAGCAGCTGTTTTCATGTAGAACTTACAAGGCAGCAGATAGCCAATCTGGTAGGTCTTCGGGTAGAAACCGTGATCAGGGTTTTAAAAAAGATGGAAAAAGAGGGTAGAATCACCCTGGAAAACAGGAAAATTATCTATTAG
- a CDS encoding DUF1569 domain-containing protein — MVRKSLHNPIYFEEIIHRISLLTEDTLPRWGKMTASQMLKHCDLVLQVALRQVELPAINILFETIGMVTKVEMRIFNNGIPPNMPTFQKLIVNFECDFDESKTNLLNTMKAFRTVSENQNLPERHRLFGKMTEKDWGFLEYKHLNHHLKQFNL, encoded by the coding sequence GTGGTAAGGAAAAGCCTGCATAATCCAATTTATTTTGAGGAAATTATTCACAGAATTTCTCTGCTTACCGAAGACACCCTGCCAAGATGGGGAAAAATGACGGCTTCACAGATGCTGAAACACTGTGATCTTGTGCTCCAGGTGGCTTTAAGGCAGGTTGAGCTTCCGGCTATTAATATCCTTTTTGAGACAATAGGAATGGTGACCAAAGTGGAAATGCGGATCTTTAATAATGGAATTCCCCCAAACATGCCTACTTTTCAAAAACTAATCGTTAATTTTGAATGTGATTTTGATGAATCCAAAACCAATCTGCTGAATACAATGAAGGCTTTCCGGACAGTATCTGAGAATCAGAATCTTCCGGAGCGCCACAGGTTATTCGGGAAAATGACTGAAAAAGACTGGGGATTTTTAGAGTATAAACATCTGAATCACCATTTAAAACAATTTAATCTATGA
- a CDS encoding Crp/Fnr family transcriptional regulator has product MVIDENILYSAGAEIRHYKPSEYLFNEGEAPMYYYQIAQGEVKLNNYNEEGKEFIQNILSEGHSCGESILFINKPYPMNAQALTKCVILRLHKSAFFNLLKSSAELCMEISGFLSQRLYYKFIMMQNISSQSPMVRLKGLMDYLKSFHEDESPYSFMIPLTRQQMASLTGLRVETAIRTIKDMEKNKMVQIKDRKILY; this is encoded by the coding sequence ATGGTTATTGACGAAAACATTCTGTATTCAGCGGGGGCGGAAATCAGACATTATAAACCCTCTGAATATCTATTCAATGAAGGGGAGGCTCCAATGTATTATTATCAGATCGCTCAGGGAGAGGTGAAACTAAACAATTATAATGAGGAAGGGAAAGAGTTTATACAGAATATACTCTCTGAAGGTCACAGTTGCGGAGAATCTATTCTTTTCATCAACAAGCCTTACCCCATGAATGCCCAGGCACTCACCAAATGTGTTATTTTAAGACTTCATAAGTCTGCTTTTTTTAACTTATTAAAGTCATCTGCAGAATTATGCATGGAGATCAGTGGTTTTTTGTCACAAAGACTTTATTACAAATTTATCATGATGCAGAATATCTCTTCCCAAAGTCCTATGGTTAGGCTTAAAGGATTAATGGATTATCTTAAAAGTTTTCATGAAGATGAAAGTCCATATTCATTTATGATTCCCCTTACAAGGCAGCAAATGGCCAGCCTTACGGGATTACGGGTAGAAACAGCGATAAGAACTATTAAGGATATGGAGAAGAATAAAATGGTTCAGATCAAGGATCGAAAAATTTTATATTAA